One genomic region from Streptomyces sp. NBC_00457 encodes:
- a CDS encoding PmoA family protein: MTTTDSPVLRVAGRPVARYVTRPELAPRLSPRPYLHPVTTLAGTAVTELSPADHTHHLGVGVAVPDVEGHNFWGGRTYVRDQGPTELDNHGAQRHTAFQLRDPDGFVEELRWVAAGAELLRERRTVAATELTDAAWALDLTFSLTNITSNLLSIGSPATNGRPGAAYGGFFWRARKESTAPDVFTLDREGEQEIHGTCAAWVALAGSTWTLIFAGATEHTRRDRWFVRATEYPGVGSSLAAEQRLPIPPGETAVRRIVTVVADGRISRLEAASLIRKAVNA, translated from the coding sequence ATGACGACCACCGACTCCCCGGTCCTGCGCGTCGCGGGCCGCCCTGTCGCCCGCTATGTGACGCGGCCCGAGCTGGCCCCCCGGCTCTCCCCACGCCCCTATCTGCACCCCGTCACCACCCTGGCCGGCACGGCGGTCACCGAGCTGAGCCCCGCCGACCACACCCACCACCTCGGCGTCGGTGTCGCCGTTCCCGACGTCGAGGGGCACAACTTCTGGGGCGGACGCACCTACGTCCGCGACCAAGGCCCCACCGAGCTGGACAACCACGGAGCCCAGCGGCACACCGCGTTCCAGCTCCGCGACCCCGACGGCTTCGTGGAGGAGCTGCGCTGGGTGGCCGCGGGAGCCGAGCTGCTGCGCGAGCGCCGTACCGTGGCGGCCACCGAACTCACCGACGCCGCCTGGGCGTTGGACCTCACCTTCTCCCTCACCAACATCACCTCCAACCTGCTGTCGATCGGCAGCCCGGCCACCAACGGCCGCCCCGGCGCTGCTTATGGCGGCTTCTTCTGGCGGGCGCGCAAGGAGTCCACGGCGCCGGACGTGTTCACCCTCGACCGCGAGGGCGAGCAGGAGATCCACGGCACCTGCGCCGCCTGGGTGGCTCTCGCCGGCTCCACCTGGACCCTGATCTTCGCCGGGGCCACCGAACACACCCGCCGGGACCGGTGGTTCGTGCGCGCCACGGAGTACCCCGGCGTCGGCTCCTCCCTCGCCGCCGAACAGCGGCTGCCGATCCCGCCCGGCGAGACCGCCGTCCGCCGGATCGTCACCGTCGTCGCCGACGGCCGCATCAGCCGGCTCGAAGCGGCGTCCCTGATCCGCAAGGCGGTGAACGCATGA
- a CDS encoding VOC family protein: MEWTLEVIPVPVSDVDRAKSFYADQCGFHADVDVSPFEGGRLVQLTPPGSRCSIVLQSGLPQTPGQPEMAPGSLQGLQLCVADIEAAREQLVARGVEVGPVRHVGASGWEEGKGEGDWNSFVFFKDPDGNGWVVQEMPAPLAQR, translated from the coding sequence GTGGAATGGACCCTTGAAGTGATCCCGGTCCCGGTGTCCGACGTGGACCGGGCCAAGAGCTTCTATGCCGATCAGTGCGGTTTCCATGCCGACGTCGATGTCTCGCCGTTCGAGGGCGGGCGGTTGGTGCAGCTCACGCCGCCCGGCTCGCGGTGCTCCATCGTGCTGCAGAGCGGTCTGCCGCAGACGCCGGGCCAGCCGGAGATGGCGCCCGGCTCGCTCCAGGGCCTCCAGCTCTGCGTCGCGGACATCGAGGCGGCCCGGGAGCAACTGGTCGCGCGGGGTGTCGAGGTCGGGCCGGTGCGACATGTGGGCGCGTCCGGGTGGGAGGAGGGCAAGGGCGAGGGCGACTGGAACTCCTTCGTGTTCTTCAAGGACCCCGACGGCAACGGCTGGGTGGTCCAGGAGATGCCGGCGCCGCTCGCGCAACGCTGA
- a CDS encoding dihydrodipicolinate synthase family protein codes for MSSVTFEAQRAALADVVAIPVTPFAEDGSVDQDTHRALLRRLLDGGIGILTPNGNTGEFYTLTPQERQLVTELTVDEAGDRAAILVGVGHDIPTAVASARHARELGAQMVMVHQPVHPYVSQGGWVDYHRAIAESVPELGVVPYLRNAQLSGFRLAELADACPNVIGVKYAVPDAARFAAFARDAGLERFVWVAGLAEPYAPSYFSAGATGFTSGLVNVAPSVSLNMIEALRSGDYPAAMKVWEQIRRFEELRAANGSANNVTVVKEALASLGLCRRDVRPPSKLLPEDERAEVAAIAAGWSI; via the coding sequence ATGAGCAGCGTGACGTTCGAGGCCCAGCGGGCGGCCCTGGCCGACGTGGTGGCGATCCCGGTGACCCCGTTCGCCGAGGACGGCAGCGTCGACCAGGACACCCACCGGGCCCTGCTGCGTCGGCTGCTCGACGGCGGCATCGGCATCCTCACGCCGAACGGGAACACGGGCGAGTTCTACACCCTCACGCCCCAAGAGCGGCAGCTCGTCACCGAGTTGACCGTCGACGAGGCGGGCGACCGCGCCGCCATCCTGGTCGGCGTCGGCCACGACATCCCCACCGCCGTCGCCTCCGCCCGGCACGCCCGTGAACTCGGCGCCCAGATGGTGATGGTCCACCAGCCCGTCCACCCGTACGTCTCCCAGGGCGGCTGGGTCGACTACCACCGCGCCATCGCCGAGTCCGTGCCCGAGCTGGGCGTCGTCCCGTACCTCCGCAACGCCCAGCTCAGCGGCTTCCGCCTGGCCGAACTCGCCGACGCCTGCCCGAACGTCATCGGCGTGAAGTACGCCGTCCCGGACGCCGCGAGGTTCGCCGCCTTCGCCCGCGACGCGGGCCTGGAACGCTTCGTCTGGGTCGCCGGCCTCGCCGAGCCCTACGCCCCCTCCTACTTCTCCGCGGGCGCCACCGGCTTCACCTCGGGACTCGTGAACGTCGCCCCGTCCGTTTCGCTGAACATGATCGAAGCGCTTCGATCCGGCGACTACCCGGCCGCCATGAAGGTCTGGGAGCAGATCCGCCGCTTCGAGGAACTCCGCGCCGCCAACGGCTCCGCGAACAACGTCACCGTCGTCAAGGAGGCCCTCGCCTCCCTCGGCCTGTGCCGCCGCGACGTCCGCCCGCCGAGCAAGTTGCTGCCCGAGGACGAACGCGCCGAGGTCGCCGCGATCGCCGCGGGGTGGTCCATATGA
- the araD gene encoding L-arabinonate dehydratase: MTGRKRPEELRSHQWYGTEGQLRTWSHNARMRQLGYEAEEYRGRPVIAVLNTWSDINPCHVHLRERAQAVKRGVWQAGGFPLEFPVSTLSETYQKPTPMLYRNLLAMETEELLRSYPIDAAVLLGGCDKSTPALLMGAVSADVPSIFVPAGPMLPGHWRGTTLGSGTDMWKYWDEHRAGNLTDCELRELQGGLARSPGHCMTMGTASTMTAAAEALGMSLPGASSIPAVDSGHERMAAASGRRAVELAWTGIAPSSILTREAFEDAVTTVLGLGGSTNAVIHLIAMAGRAGVKLTLDDFDRIARTVPVLANVRPGGRTYLMEDFHFAGGLPAFLSRITDLLHLDRPTVNGTLGEQIEGAVVHNDDVIRPRDNPVAPEGGVAVLRGNLCPDGAVIKHISAEPHLLKHTGPAVVFDDYKAMQRTINDPALNITADSVLVLRNAGPKGGPGMPEYGMLPLPDHLLKQGVRDMVRISDARMSGTSYGTCVLHVAPESYIGGPLALVRTGDSITLDVDARTLQLNVDDEELERRRAEWTPPPVRYERGYGALYNEQITQADTGCDFEFLARPGTVQDPYAG; the protein is encoded by the coding sequence ATGACCGGAAGAAAGCGCCCGGAAGAACTCAGAAGCCACCAGTGGTACGGCACCGAGGGCCAGTTGCGAACCTGGTCGCACAACGCCCGCATGCGCCAGCTGGGATACGAGGCGGAGGAGTACCGGGGCCGCCCGGTGATCGCCGTCCTCAACACCTGGTCCGACATCAACCCCTGCCATGTCCATCTGCGCGAGCGCGCCCAGGCGGTCAAGCGGGGGGTGTGGCAGGCCGGCGGCTTCCCGCTGGAGTTCCCGGTCTCCACGCTCTCGGAGACCTACCAGAAGCCGACCCCGATGCTCTACCGCAACCTGCTCGCGATGGAGACGGAGGAACTGCTGCGGTCGTATCCGATCGACGCGGCGGTGCTGCTCGGCGGCTGCGACAAGTCGACGCCGGCGCTGCTCATGGGCGCGGTCTCGGCCGATGTGCCGTCGATCTTCGTTCCCGCGGGTCCGATGCTGCCGGGGCACTGGCGCGGTACGACCCTGGGGTCCGGTACCGACATGTGGAAGTACTGGGACGAGCACCGCGCGGGCAACCTGACCGACTGTGAACTGCGCGAACTCCAGGGCGGGTTGGCGCGTTCGCCGGGTCACTGCATGACCATGGGGACCGCCTCCACGATGACCGCGGCGGCGGAAGCTCTCGGCATGAGCCTGCCGGGCGCCTCCTCGATACCGGCCGTCGACTCCGGACACGAGCGGATGGCGGCCGCCTCCGGGCGCCGCGCGGTGGAGCTCGCCTGGACCGGGATCGCGCCGTCCTCCATCCTCACCCGCGAGGCCTTCGAGGACGCGGTGACGACCGTCCTGGGTCTCGGCGGCTCCACCAACGCCGTGATCCACCTGATCGCCATGGCGGGACGGGCCGGCGTCAAGCTCACCCTCGACGACTTCGACCGCATCGCCCGCACCGTGCCGGTGCTGGCCAACGTACGGCCCGGCGGACGGACGTACCTCATGGAGGACTTCCACTTCGCCGGCGGCCTGCCTGCCTTCCTCTCGCGGATCACCGACCTGCTGCACCTGGACCGGCCGACCGTGAACGGAACCCTGGGCGAGCAGATCGAGGGTGCCGTCGTCCACAACGACGACGTCATCCGCCCGCGCGATAACCCGGTCGCGCCAGAAGGCGGGGTCGCCGTGCTGCGCGGCAACCTCTGCCCGGACGGCGCCGTCATCAAGCACATCTCCGCCGAGCCGCACCTGCTCAAGCACACCGGCCCCGCGGTCGTCTTCGACGACTACAAGGCGATGCAGCGGACCATCAACGACCCGGCGCTGAACATCACCGCCGACAGCGTGCTGGTGCTGCGCAACGCCGGGCCCAAGGGCGGTCCGGGCATGCCGGAGTACGGGATGCTGCCCCTGCCCGACCATCTGCTGAAGCAGGGTGTACGGGACATGGTGCGGATCTCCGACGCCCGGATGAGCGGCACGAGTTACGGCACGTGCGTGCTCCACGTGGCGCCGGAGTCGTACATCGGAGGCCCGCTCGCGCTGGTGCGCACGGGCGACTCGATCACCCTGGACGTCGACGCGCGAACGCTCCAACTCAACGTGGACGACGAGGAGTTGGAGCGCCGCAGGGCGGAGTGGACGCCGCCGCCCGTGCGGTACGAGCGTGGATACGGCGCGCTCTACAACGAACAGATCACCCAGGCGGACACCGGCTGCGACTTCGAGTTCCTCGCGCGGCCGGGCACGGTGCAGGACCCGTACGCGGGCTGA
- a CDS encoding Gfo/Idh/MocA family protein: MSVDIVLAGARGHGRWHLDNIRRLQDKGIVRLAGICELTPLTEGELPDGLGTPAQSPDFGALLDSTGARIAVICTPIPTHTDLALTAAERGVHLLLEKPPAPSYAEFRRMADGVARAGVACQIGFQSLGSHAVPVIRELIAEGAIGELVGIGGAGAWARAEAYYRRAPWAGKRRLNGVEVIDGVLTNPLAHAVATALALNGTTRAEDVTDIETELLRANDIESDDTSCVRVTTTTGRTVTVAATLCAEVPDEPYVLVHGSRGRITFWYKQDRVLLQRADHGPEETEYARTDLLENLVDHVTTGAALLVTPDSTGAFMKVVEAIRLAPDPAPLPEEAWDFVPEEGRRVVPGVDGLVAAAADTLSLYSELGAPWALPQARPKEVST, encoded by the coding sequence ATGAGCGTAGACATCGTCCTGGCAGGCGCGCGCGGCCACGGCCGCTGGCACCTCGACAACATCCGCCGACTCCAGGACAAGGGCATCGTCCGGCTCGCGGGCATCTGCGAGCTGACCCCGCTGACGGAAGGGGAGCTCCCGGACGGCCTGGGCACGCCCGCCCAGTCGCCGGATTTCGGCGCCCTCCTCGACTCCACCGGCGCGCGGATCGCCGTGATCTGCACGCCGATCCCGACCCACACCGACCTCGCCCTGACCGCCGCCGAGCGGGGCGTGCATCTGCTGCTGGAGAAGCCGCCCGCGCCGTCGTACGCCGAGTTCCGGCGGATGGCCGACGGGGTCGCCCGGGCGGGGGTCGCCTGCCAGATCGGGTTCCAGTCGCTGGGCTCGCACGCGGTGCCGGTGATCCGTGAGCTGATCGCCGAAGGGGCGATCGGTGAGCTGGTCGGCATCGGCGGGGCGGGGGCCTGGGCGCGCGCTGAGGCGTACTACCGGCGTGCGCCGTGGGCGGGCAAGCGGCGGCTGAACGGTGTCGAGGTGATCGACGGAGTGCTGACCAACCCGCTCGCGCACGCCGTCGCCACCGCCCTCGCGCTGAACGGCACGACCCGCGCCGAGGACGTCACCGACATCGAGACCGAGCTGCTGCGCGCCAACGACATCGAGTCCGACGACACCTCCTGCGTCCGCGTCACGACCACAACGGGCCGCACGGTCACCGTCGCCGCGACCCTGTGCGCCGAGGTTCCCGACGAGCCGTACGTCCTCGTGCACGGCAGCCGCGGCCGGATCACCTTCTGGTACAAGCAGGACCGCGTGCTGCTCCAGCGCGCCGACCACGGCCCGGAGGAGACCGAGTACGCCCGTACGGACCTGCTGGAGAACCTCGTCGACCACGTCACCACCGGCGCCGCGCTGCTGGTCACGCCGGACTCGACGGGCGCCTTCATGAAAGTCGTTGAAGCGATTCGACTGGCCCCCGACCCGGCCCCGCTGCCCGAGGAGGCCTGGGACTTCGTCCCCGAAGAGGGCCGCCGGGTGGTCCCCGGCGTCGACGGCCTCGTCGCCGCCGCCGCCGACACCCTCTCCCTCTACTCCGAGCTGGGCGCCCCCTGGGCGCTCCCGCAAGCGCGCCCGAAAGAGGTGAGCACCTGA
- a CDS encoding TIGR03086 family metal-binding protein, giving the protein MPEPIIDLGPQTRIVARLADGVPDERLGDVTPCPDYTVRNMLGHLTHLAAAFRDAGRKDLGPGTDTDPGASVPDIAPGWREELPKVLDELAEAWRDPAAWTGETRAGGVPLSGAEAGAVAVDELVIHGWDLARATGQPYEPDPAALQLCHGLLLAAADDPSRGGGIFGPVVPVPEDAPLLDRAVGLSGRDPGWTPAP; this is encoded by the coding sequence ATGCCCGAGCCGATCATCGACCTCGGCCCGCAGACCAGGATCGTGGCACGCCTGGCGGACGGTGTGCCCGACGAACGGCTCGGGGACGTGACGCCCTGCCCCGACTACACCGTGCGCAACATGCTCGGGCACCTCACCCACCTGGCCGCCGCCTTCCGCGACGCCGGCCGCAAGGACCTCGGCCCCGGCACGGACACCGACCCCGGCGCCTCCGTGCCGGACATCGCACCCGGCTGGCGCGAGGAGCTGCCCAAGGTCCTCGACGAACTCGCCGAGGCCTGGCGCGACCCGGCGGCCTGGACCGGCGAGACCCGCGCGGGCGGTGTGCCGCTGTCGGGCGCGGAGGCCGGAGCCGTCGCCGTGGACGAGCTGGTCATCCACGGCTGGGACCTGGCCCGCGCCACCGGCCAGCCCTACGAGCCCGACCCCGCCGCCCTCCAGCTCTGCCACGGCCTGCTCCTCGCCGCAGCCGACGACCCCTCCCGCGGCGGCGGCATCTTCGGCCCGGTCGTCCCGGTACCGGAGGACGCACCACTGCTCGACCGAGCGGTGGGCCTGAGCGGCCGCGACCCGGGGTGGACGCCCGCGCCGTAA
- a CDS encoding carbohydrate ABC transporter permease — MAQAAAVAKPPAPPRRRRRASATPRRLPYLLIAPAAVLMLGFIAYPVLSVFYYSLQNYNPTKPWRNGYAGFDNFVHAFTEDPIFWDTLVFSAKWVVVEVGLQLLFGLALALIVNQTFVGRGLGRALVFSPWAVSGVLTSAIWVLLYNSQTGITRYLADMGIGTYGTSWLSDTSTVFPAAIVADLWRGVPFFAILILADLQSVSKDLYEAAEVDGATRLQQFWHITLPHLKDAIILSTLLRAVWEFNNVDLLYTLTGGGPAGETTTLPLYIANTSVDAHNFGYASALTTVAFVILLFCSMVYLRLSKFGSEAK; from the coding sequence ATGGCCCAAGCCGCAGCCGTGGCGAAACCGCCCGCGCCACCGAGGCGGCGGCGCCGTGCCTCTGCCACCCCGCGCAGACTGCCGTACCTGCTGATCGCCCCGGCCGCCGTGCTGATGCTCGGCTTCATCGCCTACCCGGTGCTCAGCGTCTTCTACTACAGCCTGCAGAACTACAACCCCACCAAACCCTGGCGGAACGGCTACGCGGGCTTCGACAACTTCGTCCACGCCTTCACCGAAGACCCGATCTTCTGGGACACGCTGGTCTTCAGCGCGAAGTGGGTCGTCGTCGAGGTCGGGCTGCAGTTGCTGTTCGGTCTCGCGCTGGCGCTGATCGTCAACCAGACGTTCGTCGGACGGGGACTGGGCCGCGCGCTGGTGTTCTCGCCGTGGGCCGTCTCCGGTGTGCTGACCTCCGCGATCTGGGTGCTCCTCTACAACTCCCAGACGGGCATCACCCGTTACCTCGCCGACATGGGCATCGGCACCTACGGCACCAGCTGGCTGTCGGACACCTCCACCGTCTTCCCGGCGGCGATCGTCGCCGATCTCTGGCGCGGCGTGCCCTTCTTCGCGATCCTCATCCTCGCCGACCTCCAGTCCGTCTCGAAGGACCTGTACGAGGCGGCCGAGGTCGACGGGGCGACCAGGCTGCAGCAGTTCTGGCACATCACGCTGCCCCATCTGAAGGACGCGATCATCCTGTCCACGCTGCTGCGCGCGGTCTGGGAGTTCAACAACGTCGACCTGCTGTACACGCTCACCGGCGGCGGACCGGCGGGCGAGACGACGACACTCCCGCTCTACATCGCCAACACCAGCGTCGACGCCCACAACTTCGGCTATGCGTCGGCCCTGACCACCGTCGCGTTCGTGATCCTGCTCTTCTGCTCGATGGTCTATCTGCGGCTGAGCAAGTTCGGAAGTGAGGCCAAGTGA
- a CDS encoding carbohydrate ABC transporter permease: protein MSTIKEATAVAPAARRPAPEPQRPAKKRRAWDEAPRWQIYTPLGIYLVFTLIPFYWILLFALRPAGSTSLVPWPMTFDHFEKVWTDRSFGTYFQNSVLVGVATLVMTTIVALAGGYALARFDFKVKRAFMLGLLCSQFVPGALLLVPLFEIFAELQMINSLGSVILAETVFQLPLSMILISNFIKNVPYSLEEAAWVDGCNRMTAFRIVVLPLLRPGLIAVGSFAFVHSWNHFLFALMFLNNQDKQTIPVGLNTLMSADSVDLGALAAGGIIAAVPVVIVFAFIQKWLITGFSAGAVKG from the coding sequence GTGAGCACCATCAAGGAGGCCACCGCAGTCGCCCCGGCAGCCCGCCGCCCGGCACCCGAGCCGCAGCGTCCGGCGAAGAAGCGCCGCGCCTGGGACGAGGCCCCGCGCTGGCAGATCTACACCCCGCTGGGGATCTACCTGGTCTTCACCCTGATCCCCTTCTACTGGATCCTGCTCTTCGCGCTCCGCCCGGCAGGATCCACCTCGCTGGTGCCCTGGCCGATGACCTTCGACCACTTCGAGAAGGTGTGGACGGACCGGTCCTTCGGCACCTACTTCCAGAACAGCGTCCTCGTCGGCGTCGCGACCCTGGTCATGACGACGATCGTCGCGCTGGCCGGCGGCTACGCCCTCGCCCGGTTCGACTTCAAGGTCAAGCGGGCCTTCATGCTGGGCCTGCTGTGCTCGCAGTTCGTGCCGGGCGCGCTGCTCCTGGTGCCGCTGTTCGAGATCTTCGCCGAACTGCAGATGATCAACTCGCTGGGCAGCGTCATCCTCGCGGAGACGGTCTTCCAGCTGCCGCTGTCGATGATCCTGATCAGCAACTTCATCAAGAACGTGCCGTACTCCCTGGAGGAGGCCGCCTGGGTCGACGGCTGCAACAGGATGACCGCCTTCCGGATCGTCGTCCTGCCGCTGCTGCGGCCCGGTCTGATCGCCGTCGGCTCCTTCGCCTTCGTGCACTCCTGGAACCACTTCCTGTTCGCCCTGATGTTCCTCAACAACCAGGACAAGCAGACCATCCCCGTCGGCCTCAACACCCTGATGAGCGCGGACAGCGTCGACCTGGGCGCGCTCGCCGCGGGCGGCATCATCGCCGCCGTACCCGTGGTGATCGTCTTCGCCTTCATCCAGAAGTGGCTGATCACCGGCTTCAGCGCGGGGGCGGTGAAGGGGTGA
- a CDS encoding MFS transporter: MTPTWTVLRDRNAGLYLSGVVVSGFGTSALWLASGVWVKDLTGSDGLAALSMLAMWAPTLFGPLLGTLADRTRRKPLLIGTNVLLAALLPALLTVDSADGLWLLFAVLFVYGAAGVVHDAAESALVVTAVDRSLLGDFNGLRMTATEGMKLVAPLAGAGLYTAYGGPSVALLDAMTFALAIGLYAGLRVREEKPRPVSGGRGRTSEGARHLRAHPRLRPLVLAGGTTMLCAGVNGALVYAVVDGLGHSPAYAGLLAAVQGAGSVAVGLLSGAGLRRLGAPRFAACGMAVTAVAAALRAVPSDAVALVCSAAIGAGLPCVLIAALTAVQRETPDALLGRTVATANTLMFAPNVVGLAVGAGLVELVDHRLLLPVLGLAWLTAAAQLAVSAARTASRSPSDANPA, from the coding sequence ATGACACCGACCTGGACAGTGCTGCGCGACCGCAACGCGGGGCTGTATCTCTCGGGCGTGGTCGTCTCCGGCTTCGGTACGTCGGCCCTGTGGCTGGCGTCCGGCGTATGGGTCAAGGACCTCACCGGCTCGGACGGCCTGGCCGCGCTCAGCATGCTCGCCATGTGGGCGCCGACCCTGTTCGGCCCCCTCCTGGGCACGCTCGCCGACCGCACCCGCCGCAAACCTCTCCTCATCGGCACCAACGTGCTCCTGGCCGCCCTGTTGCCCGCCCTCCTCACCGTCGACTCCGCGGACGGCCTGTGGCTGCTGTTCGCGGTCCTGTTCGTGTACGGCGCGGCGGGCGTCGTACATGACGCGGCGGAGTCGGCGCTGGTCGTCACCGCCGTCGACCGATCCCTGCTCGGCGACTTCAACGGGCTGCGGATGACCGCCACCGAGGGCATGAAACTCGTGGCCCCGCTGGCGGGCGCGGGCCTGTACACGGCGTACGGCGGCCCGAGCGTGGCGCTTCTGGACGCGATGACGTTCGCGCTGGCCATCGGCCTGTACGCCGGTCTCCGCGTCCGGGAGGAGAAGCCCCGGCCGGTCTCCGGCGGGCGTGGGCGGACCTCCGAGGGCGCCCGGCACCTGCGGGCGCACCCCCGACTGCGGCCCCTCGTCCTCGCGGGCGGTACGACGATGCTCTGCGCGGGCGTGAACGGCGCGCTGGTCTACGCCGTCGTCGACGGCCTCGGCCACTCCCCCGCGTACGCCGGGCTGCTCGCCGCCGTCCAGGGTGCCGGTTCGGTGGCGGTCGGCCTGCTCTCGGGCGCGGGGCTGCGGCGCCTCGGCGCACCTCGTTTCGCGGCGTGCGGGATGGCGGTGACGGCCGTCGCGGCGGCCCTGCGGGCGGTGCCGTCCGACGCGGTCGCCCTGGTGTGCAGCGCGGCGATCGGCGCGGGGCTGCCGTGCGTACTGATCGCCGCGTTGACCGCCGTACAGCGGGAGACACCGGATGCGCTGCTGGGGCGTACGGTCGCCACGGCCAACACCTTGATGTTCGCGCCGAACGTGGTCGGGCTGGCCGTGGGCGCCGGTCTCGTCGAACTGGTCGACCACCGGCTGCTGTTGCCGGTCCTGGGCCTGGCGTGGCTGACGGCGGCGGCTCAGCTCGCGGTGAGTGCGGCGCGCACCGCCTCCAGGTCGCCGTCCGATGCCAACCCGGCGTGA
- a CDS encoding pectate lyase family protein, which translates to MRKHQLIVPLAVLAALSVPAHAEDRDISRDTLPVNDGWAAYGPGTTGGSAADDAHVFTVSDRAELVRALDGGSDTPKIIRIAGTIDANTDDDGHHLDCADYATDGYSLKKYLAAYDPRTWGAAKPSGPQEEARQASAARQTERVVLNVGSNTTIVGLGSSAVLKGASLQVKNANNVIIRNLELRDAYDCFPVWQPNTGGLGDWKTAYDTLWLNGATHVWVDHITASDKGHPDAKEPTYFARNYLRHDGLLDITGGSDLITVSWSRFADHDKAMLIGNGDTATGDRGKLRVTLHHNEFESVVQRAPRVRFGQVHVYNNRYDVEDGHRYSLGVSTESALYAENNAFHTPGHIEAADLVKSWNGTALHQTGTLFNGYPVDLLAIHNAYNSGSERDLTADVGWTPTLHTKIDSAERADREVARGAGAGRIP; encoded by the coding sequence GTGAGAAAGCATCAGCTCATCGTGCCGCTGGCCGTGTTGGCCGCGCTCAGCGTCCCCGCCCACGCCGAGGACCGTGACATCAGCCGCGACACCCTGCCCGTGAACGACGGCTGGGCGGCGTACGGTCCCGGCACCACCGGAGGATCGGCGGCCGACGACGCCCACGTCTTCACCGTCAGCGACCGCGCCGAACTGGTCCGCGCCCTCGACGGCGGCAGCGACACCCCGAAGATCATCCGGATCGCCGGGACGATCGACGCCAACACCGACGACGACGGCCACCACCTGGACTGCGCCGACTACGCCACCGATGGCTACAGCCTGAAGAAGTACCTCGCTGCCTACGATCCCCGCACCTGGGGTGCGGCGAAGCCGAGCGGCCCCCAGGAGGAGGCCCGCCAGGCCTCCGCCGCCCGGCAGACCGAACGGGTCGTCCTGAACGTCGGCTCCAACACCACGATCGTCGGCCTCGGCTCCTCGGCGGTACTCAAGGGCGCGAGCCTCCAGGTCAAGAACGCGAACAACGTCATCATCCGCAACCTCGAACTCCGCGACGCCTACGACTGCTTCCCCGTCTGGCAGCCCAACACCGGCGGCCTCGGCGACTGGAAGACGGCGTACGACACCCTGTGGCTGAACGGCGCCACCCACGTCTGGGTCGACCACATCACCGCCAGCGACAAGGGCCACCCCGACGCGAAGGAACCCACCTACTTCGCCCGCAACTACCTCCGCCACGACGGCCTGCTGGACATCACGGGCGGCTCGGATCTGATCACCGTCTCCTGGAGCCGGTTCGCCGACCACGACAAGGCGATGCTGATCGGCAACGGCGACACGGCGACGGGCGATCGCGGCAAGCTCCGGGTGACCCTGCACCACAACGAATTCGAGTCCGTCGTACAACGCGCCCCGCGCGTCCGCTTCGGACAGGTGCACGTCTACAACAACCGGTACGACGTGGAGGACGGCCACCGGTACTCACTCGGCGTCTCCACCGAGTCCGCCCTCTACGCCGAGAACAACGCCTTCCACACCCCCGGCCACATCGAGGCCGCCGACCTGGTGAAGAGCTGGAACGGCACCGCCCTGCACCAGACCGGCACCCTCTTCAACGGCTACCCGGTCGACCTGCTGGCGATCCACAACGCCTACAACTCCGGCAGCGAACGCGATCTCACGGCAGACGTCGGCTGGACACCTACCCTGCACACAAAGATCGACAGCGCCGAGCGGGCCGACCGAGAGGTGGCGCGCGGCGCGGGCGCGGGGAGGATCCCATGA
- a CDS encoding GntR family transcriptional regulator — protein MTSVPTPIPSRTQYVQEEIKRRILTGQLTPGQALVETELAAQFGVSKTPVREALKTLAGTGLVVMNQYKGVTVRMVDADMAREVYDVRLLLEPEALKRAVRRGASLDAARAALTRADAAGDTAERSLANREFHRALYLPCGNPLLGRMLDEVRDQAALVSAVAWAASPSWDREAGEHREILRLALEGDADGAARALHAHIASFVRRAFPGAHEEIQAEQQDEEGQE, from the coding sequence ATGACCTCTGTGCCCACGCCGATCCCCTCCCGCACGCAATATGTGCAGGAGGAGATCAAACGCCGCATCCTCACCGGGCAGTTGACGCCCGGTCAGGCCCTGGTCGAGACCGAGCTCGCCGCGCAGTTCGGGGTGTCGAAGACCCCCGTGCGGGAGGCGCTGAAGACCCTGGCCGGGACCGGGCTCGTCGTGATGAACCAGTACAAGGGCGTCACGGTGCGCATGGTGGACGCGGACATGGCACGCGAGGTCTACGACGTGCGGCTGCTGCTGGAGCCCGAGGCGCTGAAGCGCGCGGTCCGGCGCGGCGCCTCGCTCGACGCCGCGCGCGCCGCGCTGACCCGCGCCGACGCGGCCGGCGACACCGCCGAACGCTCTCTCGCCAACCGGGAGTTCCACCGCGCCCTGTACCTGCCCTGCGGCAACCCGCTGCTCGGCCGGATGCTCGACGAGGTCCGCGACCAGGCCGCCCTCGTCTCCGCCGTCGCCTGGGCCGCCTCGCCCTCCTGGGACCGGGAGGCCGGCGAGCACCGCGAGATCCTGCGGCTGGCCCTGGAGGGCGACGCGGACGGTGCGGCCCGCGCCCTCCACGCGCACATCGCGTCGTTCGTGCGGCGGGCCTTCCCCGGGGCCCATGAAGAGATCCAGGCCGAGCAGCAGGACGAGGAAGGTCAGGAATGA